A window of Mangifera indica cultivar Alphonso chromosome 11, CATAS_Mindica_2.1, whole genome shotgun sequence contains these coding sequences:
- the LOC123229806 gene encoding uncharacterized protein LOC123229806 isoform X2: protein MASKKTFNKNDKAPVKVAAVASDYEKLWNDKVQFVDADNTGGIVNQEEFDFISNLKLTRQRQRRSIASENPLVNSCSNEGAKNAIKKSNENNEALMEAVKVDSNYREFLNYMVQCVGVDSDDDKDEWCLANVNDDDNDDDHVCEVLDAQYMMFLDNLKEEGRSYVLKHALSNGTSVVVKYEEEYDLHTGLGTGNLEILKDCHNIENVNTENFLRFQLEREKIMSPRRILRSNLGKRKNESSRKVLRNNPVTNKIKSSKTVLRNSSRWRKTKQARKTSKSGSVRQDNKSLSLKEALNVEKTESLRTLSINPVGEISKSPSILNDALKREKIGRLATLRSNPWGEKNKSRSIMNDAVSIETTDGLETLRSNPLGENSKSLTILNDEEKRGKTESLRTRWSNPQGEKSRSPIILHDVVKGGKTEISRTLRNGSRSESMRTQKILRDDHSIDKKSPVAETNWKMKIKNPVSCPANGCTIKRHSLEGTHLAKQRFNLGGKEMVQFRDDETDSEVVVLDDPFFTGDNTPFISSRARVHVDEDSEGFIENNDSQFRDGLLEILLKPYDFTEYARLQIESRSYLRMHDDFAEVIRQARHDRRKILNLLRGFFYWLQYMHSEGAFMPWLDSNCLSILPPDDY, encoded by the exons ATGGCTTCAAAGAAAACCTTTAACAAGAATGATAAGGCTCCTGTGAAAGTTGCAGCAGTTGCTTCAGATTATGAGAAGCTTTGGAACGATAAGGTACAGTTTGTTGATGCAGACAATACAGGTGGGATAGTTAATCAGGAAGAGTTTGATTTCATTTCCAATTTGAAGTTGACTAGGCAACGACAGAGAAGAAGTATAGCATCTGAAAATCCTTTGGTAAATTCTTGTAGCAATGAGGGCGCAAAGAATGCCATAAAAAAGAGTAATGAGAATAATGAGGCTCTTATGGAAGCTGTAAAggttgattcaaattatagGGAGTTTCTCAATTATATGGTGCAGTGTGTTGGTGTAGATAGTGATGATGATAAAGATGAGTGGTGTTTGGCTAATgttaatgatgatgataatgatgatgaccATGTTTGTGAGGTTTTAGATGCACAATATATGATGTTCTTGGACAActtaaaagaagaaggaagatcATATGTGCTTAAACATGCTCTGAGTAATGGAACTTCAGTAGTTGTGAAGTATGAGGAAGAATATGATTTACATACTGGACTTGGCACTGGGAATTTGGAAATTTTGAAGGATTGTCACAATATAGAGAATGTTAATACAGAAAATTTTTTGAGGTTTCagttagagagagaaaagatcATGAGCCCCAGAAGGATTTTGAGGAGTAATTTGGGCAAAAGAAAGAATGAGAGCTCAAGAAAGGTTTTGAGAAATAATCCAGTGACAAATAAGATCAAGAGCTCTAAAACAGTTTTGAGGAATAGCTCAAGGTGGAGAAAGACTAAGCAAGCAAGAAAAACTTCGAAGAGTGGCTCCGTAAGACAAGATAACAAGAGCTTGAGTTTGAAGGAGGCATTGAATGTAGAAAAGACTGAGAGCCTCAGAACTTTGAGTATTAATCCAGTAGGAGAAATTAGCAAGAGTCCTAGTATTTTGAATGATGcactgaagagagaaaagatagGGAGGCTTGCAACCCTAAGGAGTAATCCATGGGGAGAAAAGAACAAAAGTCGAAGTATTATGAATGATGCAGTGAGCATAGAAACAACAGATGGCCTTGAAACTTTGAGGAGCAATCCTCTAGGAGAAAATAGCAAGAGTCTGACTATTTTGAATGATGAAGAGAAGAGAGGAAAGACTGAGAGCCTTAGAACTAGGTGGAGTAATCCACAGGGAGAAAAAAGCAGGAGTCCAATTATTTTGCATGATGTGGTGAAGGGAGGAAAGACTGAGATCAGTAGAACTTTAAGAAATGGTTCAAGGAGTGAAAGCATGAGAactcaaaaaattttaagggatgaTCATTCTATTGATAAAAAGAGTCCAGTGGCTGAGACGAattggaaaatgaaaattaaaaatcctgTTTCTTGTCCAGCAAATGGTTGTACAATCAAAAGGCATAGCCTGGAGGGTACTCATTTGGCTAAGCAGAGATTCAACCTTG GTGGTAAAGAAATGGTTCAATTTAGGGATGATGAGACTGATTCAGAAGTTGTTGTTTTGGATGATCCTTTTTTCACAGGAGATAATACTCCATTTATATCATCAAGAGCACGTGTTCAT GTTGATGAGGATAGTGAAggatttattgaaaataatgacTCTCAATTCAGAGATGGACTTCTGGAAATTCTTCTAAAGCCTTATGACTTCACAGAGTATGCTCGTTTGCAAATTGAAAGCAGATCCTATCTTCGAATGCATGATG ATTTTGCAGAAGTAATACGTCAGGCACGACATGATCGACGTAAAATTTTGAATCTGTTGCGTGGATTTTTCTATTGGTTGCAG TATATGCATTCAGAAGGAGCATTTATGCCTTGGTTGGACTCAAATTGCCTAAGCATTTTACCTCCAGATGACTACTAG
- the LOC123229806 gene encoding uncharacterized protein LOC123229806 isoform X1, which produces MASKKTFNKNDKAPVKVAAVASDYEKLWNDKVQFVDADNTGGIVNQEEFDFISNLKLTRQRQRRSIASENPLVNSCSNEGAKNAIKKSNENNEALMEAVKVDSNYREFLNYMVQCVGVDSDDDKDEWCLANVNDDDNDDDHVCEVLDAQYMMFLDNLKEEGRSYVLKHALSNGTSVVVKYEEEYDLHTGLGTGNLEILKDCHNIENVNTENFLRFQLEREKIMSPRRILRSNLGKRKNESSRKVLRNNPVTNKIKSSKTVLRNSSRWRKTKQARKTSKSGSVRQDNKSLSLKEALNVEKTESLRTLSINPVGEISKSPSILNDALKREKIGRLATLRSNPWGEKNKSRSIMNDAVSIETTDGLETLRSNPLGENSKSLTILNDEEKRGKTESLRTRWSNPQGEKSRSPIILHDVVKGGKTEISRTLRNGSRSESMRTQKILRDDHSIDKKSPVAETNWKMKIKNPVSCPANGCTIKRHSLEGTHLAKQRFNLGIKSNLVDESYQLYLDFLKKHDRRLLYAPVGGKEMVQFRDDETDSEVVVLDDPFFTGDNTPFISSRARVHVDEDSEGFIENNDSQFRDGLLEILLKPYDFTEYARLQIESRSYLRMHDDFAEVIRQARHDRRKILNLLRGFFYWLQYMHSEGAFMPWLDSNCLSILPPDDY; this is translated from the exons ATGGCTTCAAAGAAAACCTTTAACAAGAATGATAAGGCTCCTGTGAAAGTTGCAGCAGTTGCTTCAGATTATGAGAAGCTTTGGAACGATAAGGTACAGTTTGTTGATGCAGACAATACAGGTGGGATAGTTAATCAGGAAGAGTTTGATTTCATTTCCAATTTGAAGTTGACTAGGCAACGACAGAGAAGAAGTATAGCATCTGAAAATCCTTTGGTAAATTCTTGTAGCAATGAGGGCGCAAAGAATGCCATAAAAAAGAGTAATGAGAATAATGAGGCTCTTATGGAAGCTGTAAAggttgattcaaattatagGGAGTTTCTCAATTATATGGTGCAGTGTGTTGGTGTAGATAGTGATGATGATAAAGATGAGTGGTGTTTGGCTAATgttaatgatgatgataatgatgatgaccATGTTTGTGAGGTTTTAGATGCACAATATATGATGTTCTTGGACAActtaaaagaagaaggaagatcATATGTGCTTAAACATGCTCTGAGTAATGGAACTTCAGTAGTTGTGAAGTATGAGGAAGAATATGATTTACATACTGGACTTGGCACTGGGAATTTGGAAATTTTGAAGGATTGTCACAATATAGAGAATGTTAATACAGAAAATTTTTTGAGGTTTCagttagagagagaaaagatcATGAGCCCCAGAAGGATTTTGAGGAGTAATTTGGGCAAAAGAAAGAATGAGAGCTCAAGAAAGGTTTTGAGAAATAATCCAGTGACAAATAAGATCAAGAGCTCTAAAACAGTTTTGAGGAATAGCTCAAGGTGGAGAAAGACTAAGCAAGCAAGAAAAACTTCGAAGAGTGGCTCCGTAAGACAAGATAACAAGAGCTTGAGTTTGAAGGAGGCATTGAATGTAGAAAAGACTGAGAGCCTCAGAACTTTGAGTATTAATCCAGTAGGAGAAATTAGCAAGAGTCCTAGTATTTTGAATGATGcactgaagagagaaaagatagGGAGGCTTGCAACCCTAAGGAGTAATCCATGGGGAGAAAAGAACAAAAGTCGAAGTATTATGAATGATGCAGTGAGCATAGAAACAACAGATGGCCTTGAAACTTTGAGGAGCAATCCTCTAGGAGAAAATAGCAAGAGTCTGACTATTTTGAATGATGAAGAGAAGAGAGGAAAGACTGAGAGCCTTAGAACTAGGTGGAGTAATCCACAGGGAGAAAAAAGCAGGAGTCCAATTATTTTGCATGATGTGGTGAAGGGAGGAAAGACTGAGATCAGTAGAACTTTAAGAAATGGTTCAAGGAGTGAAAGCATGAGAactcaaaaaattttaagggatgaTCATTCTATTGATAAAAAGAGTCCAGTGGCTGAGACGAattggaaaatgaaaattaaaaatcctgTTTCTTGTCCAGCAAATGGTTGTACAATCAAAAGGCATAGCCTGGAGGGTACTCATTTGGCTAAGCAGAGATTCAACCTTGGTATTAAGTCAAATCTTGTTGATGAAAGCTATCAattatatttggattttttgaAGAAACATGATAGACGTCTGTTATATGCACCTGTAGGTGGTAAAGAAATGGTTCAATTTAGGGATGATGAGACTGATTCAGAAGTTGTTGTTTTGGATGATCCTTTTTTCACAGGAGATAATACTCCATTTATATCATCAAGAGCACGTGTTCAT GTTGATGAGGATAGTGAAggatttattgaaaataatgacTCTCAATTCAGAGATGGACTTCTGGAAATTCTTCTAAAGCCTTATGACTTCACAGAGTATGCTCGTTTGCAAATTGAAAGCAGATCCTATCTTCGAATGCATGATG ATTTTGCAGAAGTAATACGTCAGGCACGACATGATCGACGTAAAATTTTGAATCTGTTGCGTGGATTTTTCTATTGGTTGCAG TATATGCATTCAGAAGGAGCATTTATGCCTTGGTTGGACTCAAATTGCCTAAGCATTTTACCTCCAGATGACTACTAG
- the LOC123229808 gene encoding NAD(P)H-quinone oxidoreductase subunit M, chloroplastic, with amino-acid sequence MAATSISMASTKFSSLGWIGGKKEQSKRRLYSISAQQQAEVKESQQQVKEEEKEKPKQTPLRPVERQTNVQSKNMGIEFGSQWLCSVTRHVRIYAAYIDPETWEFDQTQVDKLTLILDPTKEFVWTDESVYKVFVCFQELVDHYEGAPLTEYTLRLIGSDLEHYIRKLLYDGEIKYNMDARVLNFSMGKPRIMFNNNEIPQDLQ; translated from the exons ATGGCTGCAACTTCCATTTCCATGGCTTCTACAAAATTCTCCTCGTTGGGATGGATCGGAGGGAAAAAAGAACAATCAAAGAGAAGGTTGTATTCTATCTCAGCACAACAGCAAGCTGAAGTAAAAGAATCACAGCAGCaagtaaaagaagaagaaaaggagaagCCAAAGCAGACACCATTAAGACCAGTGGAACGACAAACCAATGTGCAGAGTAAAAACATGGGCATAGAGTTTGGAAGTCAGTGGCTGTGTAGTGTGACGCGACATGTCAGGATCTATGCTGCATACATTGATCCTGAGACATGGGAGTTTGATCAAACACAGGTAGATAAACTCACACTTATTTTGGATCCCACGAAAGAGTTTGTATGGACTGATGAAAGCGTCTACAAGGTCTTTGTGTGCTTCCAGGAGCTTGTGGATCACTATGAG GGAGCCCCATTGACGGAATACACACTACGGCTAATTGGTTCTGACTTAGAACACTACATCAGAAAGCTGTTATATGACGGAGAAATTAAATACAACATGGATGCAAGGGTACTAAACTTCAGCATGGGGAAGCCACGCATTATGTTTAACAACAACGAGATTCCTCAAGATCTGCAGTGA